One Desulfatitalea tepidiphila genomic region harbors:
- a CDS encoding cyclic nucleotide-binding domain-containing protein: MGNSSITDSTDGSPDHELVAAVLPFGEAQHCTQGADLISMGEASQCFYYVEQGTLEVSYTAQRTPIVVALIGPGSFFGEIGFFDQMTRTRNIKAVEEVRLRVFDRAAMMRLQRDDVSLYARFLEYLLRSVCVRFRQVLSDRGPLTAYAASLSTGREHFRGLQQLPVDLLGSSAWQRVNQELEDFKARMFDVGYRLQGEPGAGVSPELKREGEAILNAFFEKMRAAAALLPETDSADFIWGYMFKEVFPYLVRSRFFERAYYKPKGYAGDFYMIELIYRNQPEGDGKLGNLIDGWLLKQVPARAVRGRRRLLHDLLDRLCRERLETSRSIDIMNLACGPCRELFDLIAQGGYSEKINALCIDIDPEALQFANQQVNTFDHRAAIRFMHENVIKWALGRVKQDFGRQDIIYSSGLCDYLDHRLVSALIRRCHEHLKPGGVMIIGNFAPANPDRLLMDQLMYWRLIYRDEEELRHLFADSPFGGQVQIVAEPEGVNLFAVARRAVD, translated from the coding sequence ATGGGGAATTCGTCTATAACCGACTCGACTGACGGCTCACCGGACCACGAACTGGTCGCGGCGGTGCTGCCTTTCGGCGAGGCACAGCACTGTACCCAGGGTGCCGACCTGATTTCCATGGGTGAGGCCTCCCAATGTTTTTATTATGTGGAGCAGGGAACGCTGGAGGTCTCCTATACGGCGCAGCGAACCCCCATCGTGGTGGCATTGATCGGGCCGGGTTCTTTTTTCGGAGAGATTGGTTTCTTCGATCAAATGACACGTACCCGTAACATCAAGGCCGTGGAAGAGGTGCGCCTGCGGGTGTTCGACCGCGCGGCCATGATGCGCCTGCAGAGAGACGACGTGTCGTTGTATGCGCGTTTTCTGGAGTATCTGTTGCGGTCGGTGTGCGTGCGTTTCCGGCAGGTGTTGTCGGACCGGGGGCCGTTGACCGCTTACGCAGCATCATTGTCCACCGGCAGGGAACACTTCAGAGGGTTGCAGCAGTTGCCGGTGGATCTGCTGGGATCATCGGCATGGCAACGGGTCAACCAGGAGCTCGAAGATTTCAAGGCGCGCATGTTCGATGTGGGCTATCGATTGCAGGGTGAACCCGGCGCCGGTGTTTCTCCTGAACTCAAGAGAGAAGGAGAAGCCATCTTGAACGCCTTTTTCGAGAAAATGAGGGCGGCTGCGGCCCTGTTGCCGGAAACCGATAGCGCCGATTTCATCTGGGGCTATATGTTCAAGGAGGTGTTTCCCTATCTGGTGCGCAGCCGCTTTTTCGAGCGAGCCTATTACAAGCCCAAGGGATATGCGGGTGATTTTTATATGATCGAACTGATCTACCGCAATCAGCCCGAAGGAGATGGCAAACTGGGTAATTTAATCGACGGCTGGCTGCTCAAACAGGTGCCTGCCCGAGCGGTACGCGGCCGTCGCCGGTTGCTCCACGATCTGCTCGATCGCTTGTGCCGGGAACGGCTTGAGACCTCCCGTTCCATCGACATCATGAACCTGGCCTGCGGCCCTTGCCGTGAGCTGTTCGATTTGATCGCCCAAGGCGGCTACAGTGAAAAAATCAATGCCCTCTGCATCGATATCGACCCCGAGGCCCTGCAATTCGCCAACCAGCAGGTCAACACCTTCGATCATCGGGCGGCGATCCGTTTCATGCATGAAAATGTGATCAAATGGGCATTAGGGCGGGTCAAACAGGATTTCGGACGCCAGGACATCATCTACTCATCCGGCTTGTGCGACTATCTGGATCATCGTCTGGTGTCGGCCCTGATCCGCCGTTGCCATGAGCATCTCAAGCCGGGCGGTGTCATGATCATCGGCAATTTCGCACCGGCCAATCCAGACCGGTTGTTGATGGATCAGTTGATGTACTGGCGACTGATCTACCGGGACGAAGAGGAGTTGCGCCACCTCTTTGCCGATTCGCCGTTTGGCGGTCAAGTGCAGATCGTGGCCGAACCCGAGGGCGTCAATCTGTTTGCGGTGGCCCGGCGGGCCGTTGATTGA
- a CDS encoding ATP-binding protein, producing the protein MPSLESIVSGTRPENRELAMEVHPLTLTFVGACAPLEKGFMADYVQRSLTQLRLATLLSTFFYLLFAVLDAIVAPELKHELWLVRCVVALCILGVFVFTYSHHFPKYMQPTIAACVIIGGLGIVYMTVIGNSLIAGTYYAGLMLVLMLAYSMIWARFVWASACGAILIAAYVAAAAWNPELSVGVVANNAFFCISANILGMVVCYAFEYYNRRDYYMRCLVKEQHEAVEAAKNVLEERVEERTRMLAKTNEELRREIEAHQRLDWEKHVLEGQLRHAQKMEAIGTLAGGIAHDFNNMLAAIMGHCELAMIQLSNRKEAEICLTEVLNASHRAKDLVGQILSFSRQSESELKPLKISLVIKEALRLLKATLPANVVIEQHIHAPDSTVVADATQIHQILINLCTNAAHAMEPRGGILTVSLEDVEIQHPSLPDASDHPGQLEKGSYVCLTIGDTGHGIPEHLMERIFDPYFTTKAKGVGTGLGLAVVSGIVQNHGGVVHVESALHQGTRFKVYLPRAEGQEVPELQQFRLLRQGNEKILLVDDEEGLAELGAKLLTTLGYRVAAYTEPESALAAFRDDIQGFDLVITDMIMPKMSGEELVQKILSLRSDMPIIIYTGYTNMMAAEKIRRLGIKAVLRKPITIYGLSQAIQKVLNQRPAGPPQTD; encoded by the coding sequence ATGCCATCGCTCGAATCCATCGTGTCGGGCACTCGACCAGAAAACAGGGAACTGGCGATGGAAGTCCATCCCCTGACCCTGACCTTTGTGGGAGCGTGCGCCCCCTTGGAAAAAGGGTTCATGGCGGATTATGTCCAACGGTCACTGACCCAGTTGCGCCTGGCCACCCTGCTGAGCACCTTTTTTTACCTGCTTTTCGCAGTCCTGGACGCCATCGTCGCCCCGGAACTCAAACATGAGCTCTGGCTCGTCCGTTGCGTTGTCGCCCTGTGCATCCTGGGGGTCTTCGTCTTCACCTATTCGCACCACTTCCCCAAGTACATGCAACCGACCATCGCGGCGTGTGTGATCATCGGCGGATTGGGCATCGTCTACATGACCGTCATCGGCAATTCGCTCATTGCCGGCACCTATTATGCCGGCTTGATGCTGGTGTTGATGCTGGCCTACAGCATGATCTGGGCGCGCTTCGTATGGGCGAGCGCCTGCGGCGCCATCCTCATCGCCGCTTACGTGGCCGCGGCCGCATGGAACCCCGAGCTGTCAGTGGGGGTGGTAGCCAACAATGCCTTCTTTTGCATCAGCGCCAATATCCTCGGCATGGTGGTCTGCTATGCCTTCGAGTATTACAATCGTCGTGATTATTACATGCGCTGCCTGGTCAAAGAACAGCATGAAGCCGTGGAAGCGGCCAAGAATGTGCTCGAAGAACGCGTCGAGGAACGCACCCGCATGCTCGCGAAAACCAATGAGGAATTGCGCCGCGAGATCGAAGCACACCAACGCCTCGACTGGGAAAAGCACGTGCTCGAAGGTCAGCTGCGCCATGCCCAGAAGATGGAGGCCATCGGCACTCTGGCCGGCGGTATTGCCCACGATTTCAATAACATGCTGGCCGCCATCATGGGCCACTGCGAACTGGCCATGATTCAGCTTTCCAATCGAAAGGAAGCTGAAATCTGCCTGACCGAGGTGCTCAATGCCAGCCACCGCGCAAAGGACCTGGTCGGCCAGATTCTATCCTTCAGCCGACAGAGCGAAAGCGAACTCAAGCCCCTGAAGATCAGCCTCGTCATCAAAGAGGCCCTGCGGCTGCTCAAGGCGACCCTGCCGGCCAATGTGGTCATCGAACAGCATATTCACGCACCGGACAGCACCGTGGTGGCCGATGCCACCCAAATCCACCAGATCCTCATCAATTTATGCACCAACGCGGCCCATGCCATGGAACCCCGGGGCGGGATCTTGACGGTCTCTTTGGAGGATGTGGAAATCCAGCACCCCTCCCTGCCGGATGCGTCCGATCATCCCGGCCAGCTGGAAAAAGGATCGTACGTCTGCCTGACCATCGGCGATACGGGCCATGGCATCCCCGAGCATCTCATGGAACGGATCTTCGACCCCTATTTTACCACCAAGGCCAAGGGCGTCGGGACCGGTTTGGGATTGGCGGTGGTCAGCGGCATCGTCCAGAATCATGGCGGCGTCGTCCATGTGGAGAGCGCGCTGCACCAGGGCACGCGATTCAAGGTCTACCTGCCTCGTGCCGAGGGCCAGGAGGTCCCCGAGCTGCAACAGTTTCGGCTTCTGCGCCAGGGCAATGAAAAAATCCTGCTGGTCGACGACGAGGAGGGTTTGGCCGAATTGGGGGCCAAATTGCTGACGACCCTCGGCTATCGGGTGGCCGCCTACACCGAACCGGAAAGCGCGTTGGCCGCTTTTCGCGATGACATCCAGGGATTCGATCTGGTGATCACCGACATGATCATGCCTAAAATGAGCGGGGAGGAACTGGTCCAGAAGATCTTGTCTTTAAGATCGGACATGCCGATCATCATCTATACCGGATATACCAATATGATGGCCGCCGAAAAAATCCGGCGGCTGGGCATCAAGGCCGTGTTACGAAAGCCGATCACCATTTATGGCCTATCCCAGGCGATCCAGAAGGTCCTCAATCAACGGCCCGCCGGGCCACCGCAAACAGATTGA
- a CDS encoding TraB/GumN family protein, with product MKKRLNLAGLWICLVLMAVSLCLTAPNGQADIYRWQDDNGTWHFSDSPTSEAPIRQAPVPSVEQPNAKPDRPAENDLSHESTGSIHPALIENPTSSSASGPLSEEATADLGGLLWRITSPEGDDSHLLGTIHSADPRVVQLRPAVSHALDRCERFVMEMEMDASVLTAFGSNMMLTDGSDLEGLIGAALYAQVVAAMADLGMPEMVVRTLKPWVVMALLSMPAPTGEPFLDMVLQQRAGAAGKPTFGLESADEQLSVFEALSMPDQIELLKMALAQLPELPRMFEQLIEAYVADDLGRIAALAADYKRSGNPAATQRFMLRLNDERNERMARRMLTFLDQGNSFIAVGALHLTGPKGLIHLLRNQGYRVVPVR from the coding sequence ATGAAAAAACGCTTGAACCTTGCCGGACTCTGGATCTGCCTCGTGCTGATGGCCGTAAGCCTGTGCCTGACGGCGCCGAATGGCCAGGCGGACATTTACCGCTGGCAGGACGATAATGGCACCTGGCATTTTTCAGACAGCCCAACTTCAGAGGCACCCATCCGTCAGGCTCCGGTTCCATCGGTGGAGCAGCCGAATGCCAAACCGGATCGGCCTGCTGAAAATGACCTTTCTCATGAATCCACTGGGTCCATTCACCCTGCACTCATCGAAAACCCGACATCATCCTCGGCATCAGGCCCCTTGTCCGAGGAAGCAACGGCCGACCTCGGCGGTTTACTTTGGCGCATCACCTCTCCTGAAGGCGACGACAGCCACCTTCTCGGCACGATCCACAGCGCCGATCCGCGTGTCGTGCAGTTGCGGCCGGCGGTGTCACACGCGCTGGATCGTTGCGAACGATTTGTCATGGAAATGGAGATGGACGCTTCGGTCCTGACGGCTTTCGGAAGCAACATGATGCTGACCGACGGAAGCGATCTGGAAGGGTTGATCGGGGCCGCTTTGTATGCTCAGGTGGTCGCGGCCATGGCCGATCTGGGCATGCCCGAAATGGTGGTGCGCACCCTCAAACCCTGGGTCGTCATGGCGCTCCTCAGCATGCCGGCGCCCACCGGGGAACCCTTCCTCGACATGGTGCTGCAACAGCGCGCCGGTGCGGCCGGGAAACCCACCTTCGGCCTGGAGAGTGCCGACGAACAACTCTCGGTCTTCGAAGCGCTCTCCATGCCCGATCAGATCGAACTGTTGAAAATGGCCCTGGCCCAGCTACCCGAACTGCCGCGCATGTTCGAACAGCTCATAGAAGCCTATGTTGCCGATGATCTGGGGCGCATTGCGGCATTGGCGGCCGACTATAAACGCTCCGGCAACCCGGCGGCCACCCAACGGTTCATGCTGCGACTCAACGACGAACGCAACGAGCGAATGGCACGACGGATGCTTACGTTTCTCGATCAGGGCAACAGTTTCATTGCCGTCGGCGCCCTGCACCTGACCGGGCCAAAAGGTCTGATACATCTGCTCCGCAACCAGGGTTATCGTGTCGTACCGGTTCGATAG
- a CDS encoding winged helix-turn-helix domain-containing protein, with the protein MATEHMPFGIRSKVWIEDGEGHVVFGLGRYRMLDTIRKTGSLNAAAKELKMSYRAVWMRIRMSEERLGKALVERDGNGSRLTPFAQQLMTQFQQLQNRVNKDSDAHFAHTMAESFTASD; encoded by the coding sequence ATGGCAACGGAACACATGCCATTTGGCATTCGATCCAAGGTATGGATCGAAGACGGAGAGGGACATGTGGTTTTTGGATTGGGTCGCTATCGAATGCTGGATACCATCCGAAAAACCGGTTCCTTGAATGCGGCTGCAAAAGAGTTGAAGATGAGCTATCGTGCCGTGTGGATGCGAATTCGCATGTCAGAAGAGCGTCTTGGCAAGGCTTTGGTGGAAAGAGATGGCAATGGATCGCGTCTGACCCCCTTTGCCCAGCAGCTGATGACCCAGTTTCAGCAACTTCAAAACCGAGTCAACAAAGATTCCGACGCTCATTTCGCGCACACCATGGCCGAAAGCTTCACGGCGTCGGATTAG
- a CDS encoding molybdopterin-binding protein, producing MKAVPVESAVGMVLGHDVTRIIPGAMKGPAFKRGHIIQSEDVPALLDIGKQHVYVEVLGPGRLHEDEAALRLAKAAAGEGLTMTAPSEGRVNLIAARSGLLKIDVGALHRINAIEQIVVATVHTHHPVTAGRAVAGMRVVPLTIVTAKIEAVEAVCRETFPLVCVKAFRSLQVGMVTTGSEVYHGRIEDKFGPVVRKKFEDMGCRIIRQILVSDDVAATADAIGALIDEGAQMVVVTGGMSVDPDDCTPAAIRAAGAEVVTYGAPVFPGAMFMLAHIGEIPVLGLPGCVMYYRASIFDLVVPRIVAGEKVLREDITALGHGGYCSGCAECRYPICGFGCG from the coding sequence ATGAAAGCAGTACCGGTTGAATCTGCGGTGGGCATGGTGCTCGGCCACGATGTCACACGCATCATCCCAGGCGCAATGAAAGGGCCGGCGTTCAAGCGCGGGCACATCATCCAATCAGAGGATGTGCCCGCGCTGCTCGATATCGGCAAACAGCACGTTTACGTGGAGGTGCTCGGACCTGGAAGGCTGCATGAAGACGAAGCGGCCCTGCGCTTGGCCAAGGCGGCCGCCGGGGAAGGTCTCACCATGACGGCGCCGTCGGAAGGACGGGTCAACCTCATCGCGGCACGAAGCGGCCTGCTGAAAATCGATGTGGGTGCCCTGCATCGGATCAACGCCATTGAGCAAATCGTTGTGGCCACGGTCCACACCCACCACCCGGTCACAGCCGGCCGGGCGGTGGCCGGCATGCGGGTCGTTCCCCTCACCATCGTAACCGCTAAAATAGAAGCGGTCGAGGCGGTCTGCCGGGAGACATTTCCGCTGGTCTGCGTCAAGGCTTTCCGGTCGTTGCAGGTAGGAATGGTGACGACGGGCAGCGAGGTCTACCATGGCCGCATCGAGGATAAGTTCGGGCCGGTGGTACGAAAGAAATTTGAGGACATGGGCTGCCGAATCATTCGCCAGATCCTGGTTTCAGATGATGTGGCCGCCACGGCCGACGCCATCGGTGCGTTGATCGATGAAGGCGCCCAGATGGTCGTGGTGACCGGCGGCATGTCCGTGGATCCGGATGATTGCACCCCGGCCGCCATTCGTGCGGCGGGCGCCGAGGTAGTGACCTATGGTGCCCCGGTTTTCCCAGGCGCCATGTTCATGCTGGCCCATATCGGCGAGATTCCGGTGCTCGGGCTGCCGGGCTGCGTCATGTACTACCGGGCCAGCATATTCGATCTGGTGGTACCGCGCATCGTGGCCGGCGAGAAGGTCCTCAGGGAAGATATCACCGCCCTGGGACATGGCGGCTATTGTTCCGGATGCGCCGAATGCCGCTACCCGATCTGTGGTTTCGGATGCGGATAA
- a CDS encoding molybdopterin-dependent aldehyde oxidoreductase — MMKRTLHVNGVPRTVIVEADQSLANVLREQLGLTGTKIGCGQAQCGCCNVILDDKLVRSCVTKMSKVADGSTVITVEGIGNRDNLHPIQLSWIVHGGAQCGFCTPGFIVSVKALLDQNPNPTREDVREWFQTHRNACRCTGYKQLVDAVMDAAKVMRGEMKAEDLLFRIPPDGHIWGTNHPRPSAVAKVTGTLDYGADLGLKMPADTLYLALVQAKVSHANIKGIDTSEAEKMPGVFKVVTAKDVTGKNRITGLITFPTNKGDGWDRPILCDQKVFQYGDAIAIVCADNEYQARRAAEKVKVDLEELPAYMSAPAAMAEDAMEIHPGTPNVYFELPVVKGGETAPLMQSAAYTAEGDYYLQRQPHLTMETDVGCAYFDDEERLTIHSKSIAIHLHSAMIAAGVGISPNKLRLVQNPAGGTFGYKFSPTMEALLGVACMATGRPVFLRYDYQQHITYTGKRSPFWMKVKYGADKEGKIVAMESDWSVDHGPYSEFGDLLTLRGAQFIGAGYGIPNIRGMGRTVCTNHAWGSAFRAYGSPQSFLASESLIDELAEKMGIDPLELRARNVYRPGDTTPTGQVPEVFCFQEMIEKLRPIYTSALEKAGQNSTADVKRGVGISLGIYGCGLDGADSSEIRVALNPDNTITVFSSWEDHGQGADMGALGTAHKAFEPMGVQPDRIRLVMNDTAITPNSGPAGGSRSQVVTGNAIKNGCEMLMAAMRKPDGTYRTFAEMEAENLPVSYSGQWTASMCTNCDLKTSQGEPFSVYMYGMFMAEVAVETATGKTTVEGFTAISDVGSINNKLVVDGQMYGGIAQGIGLALSEDFEDLSKHNNLRACGLPYAKMIPDKMDLHYIESPRENGPFGAAGVGELPLTSSHVAVINAIHNACGVRIRHLPALPEKVLAALKK, encoded by the coding sequence ATGATGAAACGGACCTTACACGTCAACGGCGTTCCGCGGACAGTGATCGTCGAGGCCGACCAGAGCCTGGCCAATGTGCTGCGCGAGCAGTTGGGATTGACCGGCACCAAAATCGGCTGCGGGCAGGCTCAGTGTGGATGTTGCAACGTGATCCTGGACGACAAGCTGGTGCGTTCCTGCGTGACCAAGATGTCCAAGGTCGCCGACGGTTCCACGGTGATTACCGTGGAAGGCATCGGCAACCGCGATAACCTGCATCCCATCCAGCTCTCCTGGATCGTTCACGGCGGCGCCCAGTGTGGTTTCTGCACCCCCGGATTCATCGTGTCGGTCAAGGCCCTGCTCGACCAGAACCCCAACCCCACCCGGGAGGATGTGCGCGAGTGGTTCCAGACCCATCGCAACGCTTGCCGCTGCACGGGTTACAAACAATTGGTGGACGCCGTCATGGATGCCGCCAAGGTGATGCGTGGAGAGATGAAGGCCGAGGATCTGCTTTTCCGCATACCCCCCGACGGCCATATCTGGGGGACCAACCATCCCAGGCCCTCGGCGGTGGCCAAAGTGACCGGCACCCTGGATTACGGTGCCGATCTGGGCTTGAAGATGCCGGCCGACACCCTCTACCTGGCCCTGGTGCAGGCCAAGGTTTCCCACGCCAATATCAAGGGGATCGATACCTCCGAGGCCGAAAAGATGCCGGGGGTCTTCAAGGTGGTGACCGCCAAGGATGTCACGGGCAAAAACCGCATCACCGGCCTGATTACATTCCCCACCAACAAGGGGGATGGGTGGGACCGGCCGATTCTTTGTGACCAGAAGGTGTTTCAATACGGAGACGCCATTGCCATCGTCTGCGCCGACAACGAATACCAGGCCCGCCGGGCGGCCGAGAAGGTCAAAGTCGACCTCGAAGAGCTGCCGGCCTACATGAGTGCCCCGGCGGCCATGGCCGAAGACGCCATGGAGATCCATCCGGGCACGCCCAATGTCTATTTCGAACTGCCGGTGGTCAAGGGCGGCGAGACCGCCCCCCTGATGCAGTCGGCGGCATATACGGCGGAAGGCGATTACTACTTACAGCGCCAGCCCCACCTGACCATGGAAACCGATGTGGGCTGCGCCTACTTCGACGACGAGGAGCGTTTGACCATCCACTCCAAGAGCATCGCCATCCATCTGCATTCGGCCATGATCGCGGCCGGCGTCGGCATCTCTCCCAATAAGCTGCGCCTGGTTCAGAACCCGGCCGGCGGCACCTTCGGCTACAAGTTCAGCCCCACCATGGAGGCGCTGCTGGGCGTGGCCTGCATGGCCACCGGCCGGCCGGTTTTCCTGCGCTACGATTACCAGCAGCACATCACCTACACCGGCAAACGGTCGCCCTTCTGGATGAAGGTGAAGTACGGCGCGGACAAAGAGGGCAAGATCGTGGCCATGGAGAGCGACTGGAGCGTGGATCACGGTCCTTACTCGGAGTTCGGCGATCTGCTCACCCTGCGCGGCGCCCAGTTCATCGGGGCCGGATACGGTATTCCCAATATCCGTGGCATGGGACGCACCGTCTGCACCAACCATGCCTGGGGATCGGCTTTCCGCGCCTACGGCTCGCCCCAGAGTTTTCTGGCCAGTGAAAGCCTGATCGACGAACTGGCCGAGAAGATGGGCATCGACCCGCTGGAACTGCGCGCCCGAAATGTCTACCGGCCGGGCGACACCACGCCCACCGGGCAGGTCCCGGAAGTGTTCTGCTTCCAGGAGATGATCGAGAAGCTGCGGCCGATCTATACATCGGCGTTGGAAAAGGCCGGGCAGAACTCCACCGCCGATGTCAAGCGGGGAGTGGGTATCTCCCTGGGCATTTATGGATGCGGCCTCGACGGCGCGGACAGCTCCGAAATCCGGGTGGCGCTCAACCCCGACAACACCATCACGGTTTTCAGCAGCTGGGAGGATCACGGCCAGGGCGCCGACATGGGAGCCCTGGGGACCGCGCACAAGGCTTTCGAACCGATGGGAGTCCAACCCGATCGAATCCGGCTGGTGATGAACGATACCGCCATCACCCCCAACAGCGGACCGGCCGGCGGCAGCCGCAGCCAGGTGGTGACCGGCAATGCCATCAAGAACGGCTGCGAGATGCTGATGGCCGCCATGCGCAAACCTGATGGCACCTATCGGACCTTTGCCGAAATGGAGGCCGAAAATCTACCGGTGAGCTACTCAGGTCAATGGACCGCCTCTATGTGTACCAACTGCGATCTGAAAACATCCCAGGGAGAACCCTTCTCGGTCTATATGTATGGCATGTTCATGGCCGAGGTGGCCGTGGAGACAGCGACCGGCAAGACCACGGTCGAAGGATTCACCGCCATTTCCGATGTGGGCAGCATCAACAACAAGCTGGTGGTGGACGGTCAGATGTACGGCGGCATCGCCCAGGGCATCGGCCTGGCCCTCAGCGAGGATTTCGAGGACTTGAGCAAGCACAACAACCTGCGCGCCTGCGGTTTGCCCTATGCCAAGATGATACCGGACAAGATGGATCTCCACTACATCGAATCTCCCCGTGAAAACGGTCCTTTCGGTGCGGCCGGCGTGGGTGAGTTGCCCCTGACCTCATCTCATGTGGCCGTGATCAATGCCATCCACAACGCCTGTGGTGTGCGTATCCGCCATTTGCCGGCCCTTCCGGAAAAGGTGTTGGCTGCCTTGAAAAAGTAA